One Natrinema halophilum genomic window carries:
- a CDS encoding NAD-dependent epimerase/dehydratase family protein — translation MTDIAINGAAGNVGREAVDSFPDDDHELTLFSHSETDDLDATPLEITNSEAFGDALEGQDVLIHLAANASPRAEWDELRGPNVDGLYNAFEAATAADLERVVFASSNHAVNRKNTVSPIRPESSVASPAIVRPSDSTDPDTYYGVTKVFGEAMGSYYAKRHGLDVVNLRIGWLLTRDELRQECQKRDGAGERYARAMWLSPGDCRRVIHAAATATLEESPLIAHGISDNSERFLSLSETMQALEYRPQDDAEAVLSDESNGHNGLETT, via the coding sequence ATGACTGATATCGCCATCAACGGCGCGGCGGGAAACGTCGGCCGGGAAGCCGTCGATTCCTTTCCGGACGACGACCACGAACTGACGCTATTTTCCCACAGCGAGACCGACGATCTGGATGCGACGCCGCTCGAGATTACCAACAGCGAGGCGTTCGGCGACGCGCTCGAGGGACAGGACGTATTGATCCACCTCGCTGCGAACGCGTCGCCGCGAGCGGAGTGGGACGAACTACGTGGGCCGAACGTCGACGGCCTCTACAACGCCTTCGAAGCCGCAACCGCAGCCGACCTCGAGCGGGTGGTTTTCGCGAGTTCGAACCACGCGGTCAACAGGAAAAATACGGTCTCGCCGATCCGACCGGAGTCGTCGGTCGCCAGCCCCGCTATCGTCCGACCGTCTGATTCGACGGACCCCGATACCTACTACGGCGTGACGAAGGTTTTCGGGGAGGCGATGGGATCGTATTACGCCAAGCGCCACGGACTCGACGTGGTGAACTTGCGGATCGGCTGGCTGCTCACTCGAGACGAACTCCGTCAAGAGTGCCAGAAGCGGGATGGGGCAGGCGAGCGCTACGCACGCGCGATGTGGCTGAGCCCCGGCGACTGCCGCCGAGTGATTCACGCGGCCGCAACGGCAACGCTCGAGGAGTCGCCGCTGATCGCCCATGGAATTTCCGATAATTCGGAACGGTTCCTCTCGCTTTCCGAGACCATGCAGGCGCTCGAGTATCGACCGCAGGACGATGCGGAAGCGGTACTGAGCGACGAATCGAACGGTCACAACGGGCTCGAAACGACGTAA
- a CDS encoding DUF7535 family protein has protein sequence MSPKVSESTGYGPNTQMSLFGYVMAAILVIVLLPLLPVLVLAWILWKVFVSEEDIEHSFEDWRRESGRPPSGS, from the coding sequence ATGTCACCCAAGGTGTCGGAGTCGACAGGCTACGGGCCGAACACGCAGATGTCCCTGTTCGGATACGTGATGGCCGCGATTCTCGTCATTGTTCTCCTTCCGTTACTTCCGGTCCTCGTTCTCGCGTGGATCCTCTGGAAAGTGTTTGTTTCGGAGGAGGACATCGAGCATAGCTTCGAAGACTGGCGTCGCGAATCGGGCCGCCCGCCGAGCGGGTCCTGA
- a CDS encoding glutathione S-transferase family protein, producing MNMLVDGEWRTDAYESTTDDGSFDRQETTFRNEIRDDPDAQFPPEANRYHLYVSYACPWAHRTLVTRAVKGLEDAISVSVVDPYRDEDGWQFTPEKEGCTRDHVHDANSLRELYVRADPNVTCRVTVPILWDTKTDRIVNNESEEIMRMLDTEFDEYATRNVDLYPDGYRDEVDRIIDEIYEPINNGVYRAGFATEQEPYDEAVDDLFSDLDRWDDVLADQRYLAGDRLTEADIAMFTTLVRFDNVYHTHFMCNVQYVREYDNLWPYLRDLYQTPGVAETVDMGHIKEHYYTTHPDVNPHRIVARGPDLNFDAPQDRDELPGGPPSDLATAASVDD from the coding sequence ATGAATATGCTCGTCGATGGTGAGTGGCGAACCGACGCGTACGAGTCGACAACGGACGACGGCTCGTTCGACCGTCAGGAGACGACGTTCCGGAACGAGATCCGCGACGATCCCGATGCTCAGTTTCCACCCGAGGCAAACCGGTACCACCTCTACGTTTCCTACGCTTGCCCCTGGGCCCACCGAACGCTCGTGACACGGGCGGTAAAAGGGCTCGAAGACGCGATTTCCGTCTCGGTGGTCGACCCCTATCGCGACGAGGACGGCTGGCAGTTCACGCCCGAGAAGGAGGGCTGTACGCGCGATCACGTCCACGACGCGAACTCCCTCCGAGAACTCTACGTTCGTGCGGATCCGAACGTGACCTGTCGGGTCACAGTGCCGATCCTCTGGGATACGAAGACGGACAGGATCGTCAACAACGAGTCCGAGGAGATCATGCGGATGCTCGATACGGAGTTCGACGAATACGCGACGCGGAACGTGGATCTCTACCCCGACGGCTACCGCGACGAAGTCGACCGGATCATCGACGAAATCTACGAACCGATCAACAACGGCGTCTATCGTGCGGGCTTCGCGACGGAACAGGAGCCCTACGACGAGGCGGTCGACGACCTCTTTTCGGATCTCGATCGCTGGGACGATGTACTCGCTGATCAGCGGTACCTCGCAGGAGATCGATTGACCGAGGCCGACATCGCGATGTTCACGACGCTCGTTCGGTTCGACAACGTCTATCACACTCACTTCATGTGTAACGTTCAGTACGTCAGAGAATACGACAATCTCTGGCCCTATCTCCGCGATCTGTATCAAACGCCCGGCGTCGCCGAGACCGTCGACATGGGTCACATCAAAGAACACTATTACACGACGCACCCGGACGTCAACCCGCATCGGATCGTCGCTCGCGGTCCCGATCTGAACTTCGATGCGCCACAGGATCGGGACGAACTCCCCGGCGGCCCACCGTCAGATCTCGCCACCGCTGCGAGCGTCGACGATTGA
- a CDS encoding calcium/sodium antiporter → MVPAGEVGLLVVGVLALWIGARLLVTGAARLAGAAGVSALIVGLTVVAFGTSAPEIVVSTEAALEGRGSISVGNVVGSNLFNLAVSLGLVATFSPFRVSETLVRRDALAMAFSTGIATVVLANGIVSRLDGGILLVILGCYLGALGVAIRNADGADDAGTQSPEAATTVATASVPSDGDDGRNAKFGPETVRVLVGLVLVIGGGRVLVDAAVGLALAVGISEWVVGATIVAAGTSLPELVTSIVAARGGDVSIAAGNVIGSNVFNALGVLGIAAVIQPLTVDPAVFLGLAWLAVVTAFATVVLATGRTLTRLEGVALIALGAGYWVVSVVV, encoded by the coding sequence ATGGTTCCCGCTGGTGAGGTCGGCTTGCTCGTCGTCGGGGTTCTCGCTCTGTGGATCGGCGCTCGCCTACTCGTGACTGGGGCCGCGAGACTCGCCGGCGCGGCCGGCGTTTCCGCGCTCATCGTCGGCCTCACGGTGGTCGCTTTCGGGACCTCTGCCCCGGAGATCGTCGTCTCGACCGAGGCGGCACTCGAGGGACGGGGGAGCATCTCGGTCGGAAACGTCGTCGGCTCGAATCTGTTCAATCTCGCGGTGAGCCTCGGGCTCGTCGCGACCTTCTCGCCGTTTCGAGTCTCCGAGACGCTAGTCCGCCGGGACGCGCTCGCGATGGCGTTCTCGACGGGCATCGCAACTGTCGTCCTCGCAAACGGCATCGTCTCGCGGCTCGATGGAGGAATTCTCCTCGTGATTCTGGGCTGTTATCTCGGTGCGCTCGGCGTTGCGATTCGAAACGCCGATGGCGCGGATGACGCGGGAACCCAATCGCCCGAGGCGGCAACGACGGTGGCGACCGCTTCTGTTCCGTCCGACGGAGACGACGGACGGAACGCGAAATTCGGCCCGGAAACCGTCCGTGTTCTCGTCGGGCTCGTTCTCGTGATCGGCGGTGGACGCGTGCTGGTCGACGCGGCGGTTGGGCTGGCCCTGGCCGTCGGCATCTCGGAGTGGGTCGTCGGTGCAACGATCGTCGCGGCCGGAACCTCGCTGCCGGAACTCGTGACGTCGATCGTGGCCGCCCGCGGGGGCGACGTCAGCATCGCTGCGGGCAACGTCATCGGGTCGAACGTCTTCAACGCCCTCGGCGTGCTGGGGATCGCAGCGGTGATCCAACCGCTGACGGTCGATCCGGCGGTCTTCCTCGGGCTTGCGTGGCTCGCCGTGGTCACCGCCTTCGCGACGGTGGTGCTCGCGACGGGCCGGACGCTCACCCGTCTCGAGGGGGTCGCGCTCATCGCCCTCGGAGCAGGCTACTGGGTCGTCAGCGTCGTCGTCTGA
- a CDS encoding DNA methyltransferase, whose translation MADDGDRHRQSRLFTDDDGSFDAERAREESLPVEDGEVIDTDELADHQRYVEGRGIYDERNRVNDLTGKEWKYATKSVIDESYPPAVQHDLRSEHGGQKPPRLCADLIGQFSAAGDTVLDPFAGVGGTLLGASFCEHEGTGLREAIGFERTERWIEIYHEVLERENEDRHARGESPLAAQDMRHGDCAQLIEDVPDDSVDLLLTDVPYWHMDELEQTRNERRTRESKLGTFAGDANTEGDGTDATDASAKRETKNEWLADMAEKFDRFTDAVTQAGHVVVFIGDMYRDQSYEFLSADLARAIESTAPLTLIANLVWYDPTKDLHVYGYPFSFVPSMVHQNVLVFRLEDGTETDD comes from the coding sequence ATGGCAGACGACGGGGATCGACACCGCCAGAGTCGCCTGTTCACTGATGACGATGGGTCGTTCGACGCCGAACGGGCGCGAGAGGAGTCCCTTCCGGTCGAAGACGGCGAGGTGATCGATACCGACGAGTTGGCAGACCACCAGCGCTACGTCGAGGGGCGCGGGATCTACGACGAGCGCAATCGGGTGAACGACCTCACGGGAAAGGAGTGGAAGTACGCCACGAAGTCAGTGATCGACGAAAGCTATCCGCCGGCCGTTCAGCATGATCTTCGCAGCGAACACGGCGGTCAAAAGCCGCCCCGACTCTGTGCCGATCTGATCGGCCAGTTCTCCGCGGCCGGCGATACCGTCCTCGATCCGTTTGCGGGCGTCGGCGGCACGTTGCTCGGTGCAAGCTTTTGCGAGCACGAAGGCACCGGTCTCCGGGAAGCCATCGGCTTCGAACGAACCGAACGGTGGATCGAAATCTACCACGAGGTCCTCGAGCGCGAAAACGAGGACCGCCACGCTCGGGGTGAGTCGCCGCTTGCGGCCCAGGACATGCGCCACGGGGATTGTGCCCAGTTGATCGAGGACGTTCCCGACGACTCGGTTGACCTCCTGTTGACTGACGTCCCTTACTGGCACATGGACGAACTGGAGCAGACGCGCAACGAACGCCGAACCCGCGAGAGCAAGCTCGGCACGTTCGCCGGGGACGCGAACACCGAGGGAGACGGTACCGATGCGACCGATGCGTCCGCGAAGCGAGAGACGAAAAACGAGTGGCTCGCGGATATGGCCGAGAAATTCGATCGGTTTACGGACGCCGTCACACAGGCTGGCCACGTCGTCGTCTTCATCGGGGATATGTACCGGGATCAATCCTACGAGTTCCTCTCTGCCGACCTCGCGCGCGCGATCGAGTCGACGGCACCACTGACGCTCATCGCGAACCTGGTCTGGTACGATCCGACGAAGGACCTCCACGTCTACGGATATCCCTTTTCGTTCGTTCCCTCGATGGTCCATCAGAACGTTCTCGTCTTTCGCCTCGAGGACGGGACCGAAACCGATGACTGA
- a CDS encoding potassium channel family protein — protein MKFVIVGYGRVGSRTATILAEEGHKVVIVDSDSDRIERATNDGFETVLGDGADEDTLLEAGIDTVDSVGAFTPDLNVNFAACMVGTHHGCRTVLRIDEDYREDIYEKYAEEVDDIIYPERLGAAGAKTALLGGDFNVVTDLAENLQLTVLEIQDGSPAVGKRMSELELPESARIYAHGRAREPLTIPLPGTEFAVGDEIAVISETERMEAVRSALLPASA, from the coding sequence ATGAAGTTTGTTATCGTGGGGTACGGTCGTGTCGGCTCCCGAACGGCGACGATACTGGCGGAGGAGGGCCACAAAGTCGTCATCGTCGACAGCGACAGTGATCGGATCGAGCGAGCCACCAACGATGGATTCGAAACCGTGCTGGGCGACGGCGCCGACGAAGACACCCTCCTCGAGGCGGGGATCGATACCGTCGACTCCGTCGGTGCGTTCACGCCCGATCTGAACGTCAATTTTGCGGCCTGTATGGTTGGCACACATCACGGCTGTCGGACCGTCCTTCGGATCGACGAAGACTACCGCGAAGACATCTACGAAAAGTACGCTGAGGAAGTCGACGACATCATCTATCCCGAGCGCCTCGGTGCAGCAGGCGCGAAAACGGCCCTGCTCGGCGGCGATTTCAACGTCGTCACCGACCTCGCGGAGAACCTTCAACTCACGGTCCTCGAGATTCAGGACGGATCACCTGCGGTTGGCAAGCGGATGAGCGAACTCGAGTTGCCGGAGTCCGCACGCATCTACGCCCACGGTCGCGCTCGCGAACCGCTGACGATTCCGCTGCCGGGAACCGAATTCGCGGTCGGTGACGAAATCGCGGTTATTAGCGAGACCGAGCGCATGGAGGCGGTCAGGTCAGCGCTGCTGCCGGCAAGCGCCTGA
- a CDS encoding NCS2 family permease, with protein sequence MSSVDQLGRYFGFDEHETDFKTELIAGITTFLAMSYIIVVNPTILSAAIMAGGSNGTTTINGAEYTANEVFQMLAITTILASVVAMLVMALYAKRPFGLAPGMGLNAFFAFTVVLGLGIPWQTAFAAVFIEGIIFLFLTAVGARKYIINLFPKPVKFSVGAGIGVFLLFIGLQEMQLVAADPATMVTLGSIAQNPAAALGVAGLFLTLVLWARGVKGAIILGIFTTAIAGWALLFADVASANALAPSTLLTESGEVSFDAVTSPHYDITPLVGAFIDGLTNIDTLDFWLVVFTFFFVDFFDTAGTLIGVSQFGGFLDDDGELPEIEKPLMADAIGTTFGAMIGTSTVTTFIESSAGVEEGGSTGFTALVVAILFLISLVAVPVVAAIPAYASYIALVAVGIMMLRGVLDIDWQDPAWAISAGLTVTVMPLTYSISNGLAAGIIAFPLMKTAMGEHDDVHFGQWILAAILVGYFYVSTSGMLG encoded by the coding sequence ATGAGCTCCGTAGATCAACTCGGCAGGTATTTCGGATTCGACGAGCACGAGACAGATTTCAAAACAGAATTGATCGCGGGGATTACGACATTTTTGGCGATGTCGTACATTATCGTCGTCAATCCGACGATCCTCTCTGCCGCGATCATGGCAGGCGGTTCAAACGGGACAACGACAATCAACGGGGCGGAGTACACGGCAAACGAGGTGTTTCAGATGCTCGCGATCACGACGATCCTCGCTTCGGTCGTCGCGATGCTCGTTATGGCGTTGTATGCCAAACGACCGTTCGGGCTCGCGCCCGGAATGGGACTGAATGCCTTCTTTGCGTTCACCGTCGTCCTCGGACTGGGTATCCCGTGGCAGACTGCTTTCGCAGCGGTCTTCATCGAGGGGATCATCTTCCTCTTTCTTACGGCTGTCGGGGCTCGAAAGTACATTATCAACCTCTTTCCCAAGCCGGTGAAGTTCTCGGTGGGTGCGGGTATCGGTGTGTTCCTCCTGTTTATCGGCCTTCAGGAAATGCAACTCGTCGCGGCCGACCCCGCGACGATGGTTACGCTCGGAAGCATCGCGCAGAACCCTGCTGCGGCTCTCGGTGTGGCTGGCCTTTTCCTGACGCTGGTGCTCTGGGCCCGAGGGGTGAAAGGTGCGATTATCCTCGGTATCTTTACCACGGCGATCGCCGGTTGGGCGCTTCTGTTCGCTGACGTCGCGAGTGCGAACGCACTCGCGCCTTCGACGCTTCTTACGGAATCCGGAGAAGTCAGCTTCGACGCCGTAACGTCGCCACACTACGATATTACGCCTCTTGTCGGGGCGTTTATCGACGGGCTAACCAATATCGACACACTTGACTTTTGGCTGGTCGTCTTCACGTTCTTCTTCGTCGACTTCTTTGACACTGCCGGAACGCTCATCGGCGTCTCGCAGTTCGGCGGGTTCCTGGATGACGACGGAGAGTTGCCCGAGATTGAAAAACCGCTGATGGCAGACGCGATCGGTACGACGTTCGGCGCGATGATCGGGACGTCGACGGTAACGACCTTCATCGAGTCCTCTGCAGGTGTCGAAGAAGGCGGGAGTACCGGATTCACCGCCCTCGTCGTCGCTATCCTGTTCTTGATATCGCTGGTTGCGGTGCCGGTCGTCGCCGCGATTCCCGCGTACGCGTCGTACATCGCGCTCGTCGCCGTCGGTATCATGATGCTTCGTGGCGTCCTCGACATCGACTGGCAGGATCCAGCGTGGGCAATCTCAGCCGGACTAACGGTCACCGTCATGCCGTTGACCTACTCGATTTCCAACGGTCTCGCGGCGGGGATTATCGCCTTCCCGCTCATGAAGACGGCGATGGGCGAACACGACGACGTCCACTTTGGACAGTGGATCCTCGCGGCCATCCTCGTGGGCTACTTTTACGTGTCCACGAGCGGGATGCTCGGCTAA
- a CDS encoding glutathione S-transferase N-terminal domain-containing protein yields MADITLYELPGCPFCAKVRSKLDELDLEYDIIEVPRTHGDRTEVENVSGQTGVPVITDEANGVDGMNESDDIVEYLEETYGERAT; encoded by the coding sequence ATGGCAGATATCACACTCTACGAACTCCCCGGCTGTCCGTTCTGTGCGAAGGTTCGCTCGAAACTCGACGAACTCGACCTCGAGTACGACATCATCGAGGTGCCCCGCACGCACGGCGACCGAACCGAGGTCGAAAACGTCAGCGGTCAGACGGGCGTGCCGGTCATCACCGATGAAGCAAACGGCGTCGACGGAATGAACGAAAGCGACGACATCGTCGAGTACCTCGAGGAAACGTACGGCGAACGCGCCACCTAA
- a CDS encoding transcriptional regulator: MSRSALVGNVTAMLEDAGFVVSDLCAIRPKSFDIAARRGEDLILVKILANIDAFNEAIGHEMRRLGTYLQATPLVIGLRSRDEDLKPDVVYFRHGVPVFSPDTAYNLFIEDVPPLIYAAPGGLYVNIDGELLADEREDRDWSLGQLATELGVSRRTVSKYEDGMNASVEVAMALEELFDAPLTSPVDVLEGADEVHESDSTPDDPEADPDDEQVVAVLTRAGYRVHPTVRSPFTAVSEDEDDSDVLLTGHSNFTKAAEKRARIMSSIGHVTRTQSVYVVDRAKRESVDGTALVERDELAQLRNADELRDVIRERSEHEEAA, encoded by the coding sequence ATGTCCCGCTCCGCACTGGTCGGAAACGTTACCGCGATGTTAGAGGACGCGGGATTCGTGGTAAGCGACCTGTGTGCGATTCGTCCAAAGAGCTTCGATATCGCTGCACGTCGCGGTGAAGATCTCATCCTCGTCAAAATTCTTGCAAACATCGACGCGTTCAACGAGGCGATCGGCCACGAAATGCGCCGCCTGGGAACGTATCTCCAGGCGACGCCGCTGGTCATCGGCCTTCGAAGTCGCGACGAGGATCTCAAACCCGACGTCGTCTACTTCCGCCACGGCGTCCCCGTCTTCAGTCCAGACACCGCGTACAACCTATTTATCGAGGACGTACCGCCGTTGATCTATGCCGCACCGGGCGGCCTCTACGTCAACATCGACGGTGAACTGCTGGCTGACGAACGCGAGGACCGCGACTGGAGTCTGGGCCAACTTGCAACCGAACTCGGCGTCTCCCGCCGTACTGTTTCGAAGTACGAAGACGGCATGAACGCGTCCGTCGAAGTCGCGATGGCGCTCGAAGAACTGTTCGACGCACCGCTTACGAGCCCCGTCGACGTCCTCGAGGGGGCTGATGAGGTCCACGAGAGCGACTCGACGCCGGACGATCCGGAAGCGGATCCGGACGACGAACAAGTGGTCGCAGTCCTCACGCGGGCCGGCTACCGCGTTCACCCGACGGTTCGATCGCCGTTTACCGCGGTCAGCGAGGACGAAGACGACAGCGACGTCCTCCTGACCGGTCACTCCAACTTCACGAAAGCCGCGGAGAAACGCGCACGGATCATGAGTTCGATCGGTCACGTTACGCGTACGCAATCAGTCTACGTCGTCGACCGGGCGAAACGAGAGTCGGTCGACGGCACTGCGCTAGTCGAACGCGACGAACTCGCACAGCTCCGAAACGCCGACGAACTCCGGGACGTTATCCGAGAGCGATCCGAGCACGAAGAAGCGGCCTGA
- a CDS encoding tRNA(Ile)(2)-agmatinylcytidine synthase has product MTVVGIDDTDSRERGMCTTYVATEIADQLRRNGSPVVSRLLLVRLNPAIKYKTRGNAALAIHTDCDPDRAFAVARKRLEALAKTEDERTNPGLVVADHDPEERDVPDDVREFARAAVRDKLRIADATDVLERHGYRSWHAGDGRGRIGALAAIGSWAALEEWTYEYISYRDSDRWGTPRDVDRESVVVAADWGYPDVWDTVDRGEGETVCVPHTPGPILHGIRGDDPAATRSVAEQIESEPVTASQLFVTNQGTDVHLQKGTLGAVENGRAYRLEGRVATEPETRRGGHVFVDLEAPAPAANEVRNEPDRLTCAAFEPTKRFRDRVRALRIGDRITACGEVSDGTLKLEKFAVRDLVRTEPVTPTCPDCSRTMESAGRNQGYRCRTCETSRDGKVERSLDRGLEIGWYEVPPCARRHIAKPLIRGGFDAPTHPER; this is encoded by the coding sequence ATGACCGTCGTCGGGATCGATGATACAGACTCGCGCGAGCGAGGAATGTGTACGACCTACGTCGCCACGGAGATCGCCGACCAGCTCCGCCGGAACGGCTCTCCAGTAGTCTCGAGACTCCTCCTCGTCCGCCTCAACCCCGCCATCAAGTACAAGACGAGGGGTAACGCCGCACTCGCGATCCACACCGACTGCGATCCGGATCGTGCCTTTGCGGTCGCGCGCAAACGACTCGAGGCGCTGGCCAAAACGGAAGACGAACGGACGAATCCGGGGCTGGTCGTCGCAGATCACGATCCCGAGGAACGCGACGTTCCCGACGATGTACGTGAGTTCGCGCGCGCAGCCGTCCGAGACAAGCTCAGAATAGCCGACGCAACAGACGTACTCGAGCGCCACGGATATCGATCGTGGCACGCAGGCGACGGCCGCGGCCGGATCGGCGCGCTGGCCGCAATCGGCTCTTGGGCCGCGCTCGAAGAGTGGACGTACGAATATATCTCCTACCGTGACTCCGACCGCTGGGGAACACCGCGCGACGTCGACCGGGAGAGCGTCGTCGTCGCGGCGGACTGGGGCTATCCAGACGTCTGGGATACGGTCGACCGGGGCGAAGGCGAGACCGTTTGCGTCCCACATACGCCGGGACCGATCCTGCACGGAATCCGCGGCGACGACCCCGCCGCGACCCGATCGGTCGCCGAGCAGATCGAGAGCGAGCCCGTTACCGCGAGCCAGCTGTTCGTCACCAACCAGGGGACTGACGTCCACCTCCAGAAGGGCACGCTTGGAGCCGTCGAAAATGGTCGTGCCTACCGACTCGAGGGCCGGGTTGCGACCGAGCCGGAGACACGTCGTGGGGGACACGTCTTCGTCGACCTCGAGGCACCGGCCCCTGCGGCGAACGAAGTTCGAAACGAACCAGACCGACTTACGTGTGCAGCCTTCGAGCCGACGAAGCGATTCAGGGATCGCGTGCGAGCGCTTCGGATCGGCGATCGGATCACCGCCTGTGGCGAAGTGTCCGATGGGACACTTAAGCTCGAGAAATTCGCCGTTCGCGACCTCGTTCGAACCGAACCTGTGACCCCCACCTGTCCCGATTGTTCCCGGACGATGGAGAGCGCCGGCCGTAATCAGGGCTATCGCTGCCGGACCTGCGAAACGTCACGCGACGGGAAGGTGGAACGGTCGCTCGACCGTGGTCTCGAGATCGGTTGGTACGAAGTGCCGCCGTGTGCGCGTCGTCACATTGCGAAGCCGCTCATCCGCGGCGGGTTCGACGCGCCGACGCATCCCGAACGGTGA
- a CDS encoding DUF7122 family protein: MSNGGDGADPETNVGQRFDRLPATEAERSVEGRATREEVVDYFADRFAIPPETFDAYTFWEKGAGKIWIYADEAPTPIEIEAIGMTCLRTRQEHWKPTTDFVQRFGRAATECVIHLEREEARRFVAGEDQDLEWDGDWGYLIAAHDVAGEREPLGIGLYVHGELRSMVPKGRQRSLDSEQMDP, encoded by the coding sequence ATGAGCAACGGCGGTGACGGCGCCGATCCGGAGACGAACGTCGGACAGCGGTTCGATCGATTACCGGCCACCGAGGCGGAGCGATCTGTCGAGGGCCGCGCTACGCGCGAAGAAGTCGTCGACTACTTCGCGGACCGGTTTGCCATTCCGCCCGAAACGTTCGACGCCTATACGTTCTGGGAAAAGGGGGCAGGCAAGATATGGATTTACGCCGACGAGGCTCCGACGCCGATCGAAATCGAGGCGATCGGGATGACGTGCCTGCGTACTCGGCAGGAACACTGGAAACCGACGACGGACTTCGTCCAGCGCTTCGGCCGGGCGGCGACCGAGTGCGTGATCCACCTCGAACGCGAGGAGGCCCGACGGTTCGTCGCCGGCGAGGACCAAGATCTCGAATGGGACGGCGACTGGGGGTATCTTATCGCCGCCCACGACGTCGCGGGCGAGCGCGAACCCCTCGGCATCGGCCTGTACGTCCACGGCGAACTGCGTTCGATGGTGCCAAAGGGCCGACAGCGGTCCCTCGACTCGGAGCAGATGGACCCGTAG
- a CDS encoding RsmB/NOP family class I SAM-dependent RNA methyltransferase produces the protein MEPLERYRSIIDDFDAFLAACKRPLASAVRVNTIKSSVERTLAALEREGVGYEQANWNPRVLRLETDSPGSTWTSFHGFTHGQEEVSAVPPVVLDPEPGERVWDCCAAPGGKATQLAARMDDRGTVVANDDNLGRLSALRFNAERLGATSLAVTNEDARTYSLERFGFDAFDRTLVDAPCSCEGTIRKNPDALDNWSEGHISSVAGIQKGILRRAIQATRKGGAVVYSTCTFAPEENEAVVQHALETESCRLVDFELGLEHSTGLTAWQGDDFDDGLERAARIYPHQNDTGGFFVAKLEVTAE, from the coding sequence ATGGAGCCACTCGAGCGGTATCGATCGATCATCGACGATTTCGACGCTTTTCTCGCGGCCTGTAAGCGGCCCCTCGCGAGCGCCGTCCGCGTGAACACGATCAAGTCATCAGTCGAGCGGACGCTCGCGGCCCTCGAACGGGAGGGGGTCGGCTACGAGCAGGCGAACTGGAACCCGCGGGTTTTACGCCTCGAAACCGATTCCCCGGGATCGACCTGGACCTCCTTTCACGGCTTTACGCACGGCCAGGAGGAGGTTTCGGCCGTGCCGCCAGTCGTCCTCGATCCCGAACCCGGCGAACGGGTCTGGGACTGCTGTGCGGCCCCCGGCGGCAAGGCGACCCAGCTCGCCGCACGAATGGACGACCGCGGGACGGTCGTCGCCAACGACGACAACCTCGGTCGTCTCTCGGCGCTCCGATTTAACGCGGAGCGACTCGGCGCGACAAGCCTCGCCGTGACTAACGAGGACGCGCGCACCTACTCGCTCGAGCGATTCGGTTTCGACGCGTTCGACCGGACGCTGGTCGACGCACCCTGTTCGTGCGAGGGGACGATTCGAAAGAACCCCGACGCGCTCGATAACTGGTCTGAGGGACATATTTCGTCCGTCGCCGGGATCCAGAAGGGAATCCTCCGACGGGCTATCCAGGCTACCCGGAAGGGAGGTGCCGTCGTGTACTCTACGTGTACGTTCGCCCCCGAAGAGAACGAGGCGGTCGTCCAGCACGCGCTCGAAACCGAATCCTGTCGCCTCGTCGACTTCGAATTGGGGCTCGAGCACTCGACAGGTCTCACGGCCTGGCAAGGCGACGACTTCGACGACGGCCTCGAGCGAGCGGCGCGGATCTATCCACACCAGAACGACACCGGCGGCTTTTTCGTCGCGAAACTGGAGGTGACCGCCGAATGA